The DNA sequence CGTCTACCGCTATGACAGCCGGACACATGCGATTCTGAATGGCCCGTCCAATCCCTGGAAAACCGCGCGCGGTGTGCTGAGTGTCGTGCCGCGCCTGGAGGGGGGCGTGTTTGCGCTCTGCTTCTCCGCCGATTCGGTCACCGAATTGGCCGCCAACGGCCCTCTGGTGGATGCCTGGGCGGGAGGCGATGGCCCCGGCTATGCCGCCTATGTGACCAACCGCGTCCCCGGCGACCTCAACGAGGACGGCGTGCACAATGTCCAGGATGTGGTCGAGATCATCAACACCGCCTTCCGCGGCGGGGCGCCCAGCGGGCGGCCCAACGCCGCCGATGTCAACGGCGACTGCGTTTGCGACATCCTCGATGCCGTGGCGCTGGTCAACCACGTCTTCCGCGGCGGCGCGACGTTGTATTGGGGGTGCCTGCAATGAGACAGATCATCGCCGGTCTGCTTGTGCTTTCCATCGGCGGTTGCGATCAAACGACGACCAGGCAGCGCACGGCCCCAAACCAACCGGGGGCGCTGGTCATCGCCTACCGTCCCGACAGCGCCGACACTTTTGTCGCCGTCCGTTCTGATTCAATCGTCGCGTTGGACTGGCTGCGCGAGGTCGCCCATTCGCACGACATCCCGCTGGCAGTGAAGTCTTACCCCTATGGGATGTTGATTGAACAGATCGGACCGCGTCGCAACGGCGACGGCGGATATTGGCTCTACAGGGTCAACGGCGCGATGGTCCCCAAATCGGCCGATGCCCACCCTGTTGCCTGGAGCGACACCCTGACGTTTTTCTTCGACGAGCGCTAATCGACGCGGCGTATATTTCCGCCGTGACCGCCGACGACAACCGTTTCTGGACCGTTCCGAATCTGCTGTCGCTGTCGCGGATAGCGCTCATTCCGGTCTGGTGGTGGGTGATGCGCGCCGGGCATGTGCCGTTGGGGGCGGCGTTGATTGTGTATGCCATCCTCTCCGATGTGGCCGACGGCTGGATCGCGCGCCGCTGGAACCAGGCCAGCCGCTGGGGGCGGATCCTCGATCCGATCGGCGACAAACTGGCGGCGGTGGTAGTGGGGCTGTTCTGCGTGTTGCACCGGGGCCTGCCGGCCTTGGCCTTCGCCCTGACCATCGCCCGCGACCTCTCGCTTCTGGTCGGAGGGTATGTCATTCTCCGCCGCACGCAGATCGCGCCGGTCTCGGCCGACATCGGACGCTACGCCGCATTGCTCTGGGGGATTGTCCTGCTGCTCCACGCCTTCGACTGGCAGCCCTATGCCCGCTACACCGTCTGGCCGGCGGTCGCGCTGTATCTGGCGGCCGGAGTCTACTACATGCGGCGGACACTGTCGATCAAGCCGACTTAGTCCGCGCCCGGTGGCGGCCGCGCCAGTGGACGAGATCGTCCAGCAACGTGTAGACCACCGGCACTACGATCA is a window from the bacterium genome containing:
- a CDS encoding CDP-alcohol phosphatidyltransferase family protein — encoded protein: MTADDNRFWTVPNLLSLSRIALIPVWWWVMRAGHVPLGAALIVYAILSDVADGWIARRWNQASRWGRILDPIGDKLAAVVVGLFCVLHRGLPALAFALTIARDLSLLVGGYVILRRTQIAPVSADIGRYAALLWGIVLLLHAFDWQPYARYTVWPAVALYLAAGVYYMRRTLSIKPT
- a CDS encoding DUF4430 domain-containing protein: MRQIIAGLLVLSIGGCDQTTTRQRTAPNQPGALVIAYRPDSADTFVAVRSDSIVALDWLREVAHSHDIPLAVKSYPYGMLIEQIGPRRNGDGGYWLYRVNGAMVPKSADAHPVAWSDTLTFFFDER